One window of Desulfurella sp. genomic DNA carries:
- the purS gene encoding phosphoribosylformylglycinamidine synthase subunit PurS, producing MKATIIVKPKKSVLDPQGNAIKKVAENYFGVIFSEIRSGKYFEVEIEHENAKNFIEQLASKILSNEIIEDYEIIYESRNS from the coding sequence ATGAAAGCAACAATTATAGTTAAACCTAAAAAAAGTGTGCTTGATCCTCAAGGAAATGCAATAAAAAAAGTTGCCGAAAATTATTTTGGGGTGATTTTTAGCGAGATTAGATCTGGGAAATATTTTGAAGTAGAGATTGAGCACGAAAATGCTAAAAACTTCATTGAACAGCTTGCATCTAAAATATTATCAAACGAAATTATTGAGGATTATGAGATTATTTATGAAAGTAGGAATAGTTAG